One window from the genome of Bacteroidota bacterium encodes:
- the recQ gene encoding DNA helicase RecQ — translation MVESSVNLKDSLKEFFGFNTFKGNQEQIIDTVIHGDDVFVIMPTGAGKSLCYQLPALIKPGTAIVISPLIALMKNQVDAIRGFGSTDAVAHFLNSSLSKGEIMRVKDDITEGKTKLLYIAPETLKKEETLDFLKSINISFVAVDEAHCISEWGHDFRPEYRRIKTMVKDLGDIPMMALTATATPKVQADIQKNLNMGDATVFKSSFNRTNLYYEVRNKDKKDKVYKEIVAYIKQRQGKSGIIYCLSRKKVEEIAEMLKVNGVKALPYHAGLDAKTRALHQDMFLMEEADVIVATIAFGMGIDKPDVRFVIHYDVPKSLEGYYQETGRAGRDGLEGECILFYNPSDIEKLEKFMKDKPVAEREIGAQLLFETSSYAESSQCRRKMLLHYFGEHFDDADCGKMCDNCRHPKEKLDVTAEMVKALKTIDGLDGKFNLKHIANVLQGIKAQEVTDYEHHKSEFFGIGKDKDDKFWKAIVRLGLLNSFIDKDIENYGLLSVSDAGKEYLGAPHPVEMALDNSYDKITEEDFESVAVENIFDKTLYAMLKDLTKKIGKQKGLPPYVIFQDPSLEDMASKYPIAMEEMETIVGVGKNKAMKFGKPFIEMIAKYVEENEIERPQDIVIRTVPNKSGKKVQIIQNIDKKVSLDDISRSNGISMADLIKELENIVDSGTKINIKYYINDHLDEERQDEIFDYFKSSDEDSLQKAYDEFDGEYSLEELQLMRIQFISEMAN, via the coding sequence ATGGTAGAGAGTTCTGTTAATCTTAAAGATTCACTAAAAGAGTTTTTTGGTTTTAATACATTTAAAGGTAACCAAGAACAGATTATTGACACCGTGATTCACGGTGATGATGTGTTTGTTATAATGCCCACAGGAGCCGGTAAATCACTATGTTACCAGCTGCCTGCACTTATAAAGCCGGGGACGGCCATTGTTATTTCTCCCCTTATCGCCTTGATGAAAAATCAGGTGGATGCCATACGGGGATTTGGCAGTACCGATGCTGTTGCACATTTTTTAAACTCGTCGCTTTCTAAAGGCGAAATAATGCGGGTGAAGGATGATATTACAGAGGGTAAAACCAAATTGCTGTACATAGCCCCCGAAACACTTAAAAAAGAAGAAACCCTTGATTTCTTAAAAAGCATCAACATATCGTTTGTAGCTGTTGACGAGGCACACTGTATTTCAGAATGGGGACATGATTTCCGACCTGAGTACCGTCGTATCAAAACAATGGTGAAGGACTTGGGCGATATCCCGATGATGGCGCTTACTGCCACTGCAACCCCAAAAGTACAGGCCGATATTCAGAAAAACCTGAATATGGGCGATGCTACGGTGTTCAAATCGTCGTTTAACCGTACCAACCTTTACTACGAAGTACGCAACAAGGATAAAAAAGACAAGGTTTACAAAGAGATTGTAGCCTACATAAAACAACGTCAAGGCAAGAGCGGAATTATTTATTGCCTTAGCCGCAAAAAAGTAGAAGAGATTGCCGAGATGCTGAAAGTAAACGGCGTTAAAGCTCTCCCCTACCATGCCGGTTTGGATGCAAAAACACGTGCCCTGCATCAAGATATGTTTTTGATGGAAGAGGCCGACGTAATTGTTGCTACCATTGCTTTTGGGATGGGTATTGATAAGCCCGATGTTCGTTTTGTTATTCACTACGATGTACCCAAGAGCCTTGAAGGATATTATCAGGAAACCGGCCGTGCCGGACGTGACGGTCTTGAAGGTGAGTGTATTTTGTTTTACAACCCCAGCGATATTGAAAAGCTGGAGAAGTTTATGAAAGATAAGCCTGTGGCCGAACGTGAGATTGGTGCACAGTTGTTGTTTGAAACTTCATCGTATGCTGAATCATCGCAATGCCGCCGCAAAATGTTGCTACACTATTTTGGTGAGCATTTTGACGATGCAGATTGTGGAAAAATGTGCGATAACTGCCGTCACCCCAAAGAAAAACTGGACGTGACTGCCGAAATGGTGAAAGCCCTTAAAACCATTGACGGCTTGGACGGTAAATTCAACCTTAAGCACATTGCAAACGTATTGCAAGGCATAAAAGCACAAGAAGTAACCGATTACGAACACCACAAAAGCGAGTTTTTTGGTATTGGTAAGGATAAAGACGATAAGTTTTGGAAGGCCATTGTTAGACTTGGCTTGCTAAACAGCTTTATTGATAAAGACATTGAAAACTACGGCTTGCTAAGCGTAAGCGATGCAGGCAAAGAATATTTAGGCGCCCCACACCCTGTGGAAATGGCGCTTGATAACAGCTATGATAAGATAACTGAGGAAGACTTTGAAAGTGTGGCAGTGGAAAACATTTTTGACAAAACACTGTACGCCATGCTGAAGGATCTTACCAAGAAAATTGGTAAGCAAAAAGGCCTTCCGCCTTATGTTATCTTCCAAGACCCTTCATTAGAAGACATGGCCTCTAAATACCCCATTGCAATGGAAGAAATGGAAACCATTGTAGGGGTAGGAAAAAACAAGGCTATGAAGTTTGGTAAGCCATTTATTGAAATGATTGCCAAGTATGTGGAGGAAAACGAAATTGAACGTCCGCAGGATATTGTAATCCGTACCGTACCCAATAAATCGGGCAAAAAAGTACAGATTATCCAAAACATTGATAAAAAAGTAAGTTTGGATGATATCAGCCGTTCAAATGGTATCAGCATGGCTGATTTGATTAAAGAGCTTGAAAACATTGTGGATTCAGGCACCAAAATCAACATTAAGTATTACATCAACGACCATCTGGACGAGGAAAGACAGGACGAGATTTTTGATTACTTCAAATCTTCAGACGAAGATTCACTTCAAAAGGCCTACGATGAGTTTGACGGTGAGTATTCACTAGAAGAACTGCAGCTGATGCGTATCCAGTTCATATCTGAAATGGCTAATTAA
- a CDS encoding ribose-phosphate pyrophosphokinase, translating into MNSAVNNRNPVKLFSGTASHYFAQKISDHYGQELGDVTLQRFSDGEMQPNFNESVRGCDVFLIQSTFAPSDNLMELLLMVDAAKRASAHYIIAVIPYFGLARQDRKDKPRVAIGSKMVADLLEAVGVRRVMTMDLHAPQIQGFFDIPVDHLDASVIYIPYIQSLNLPKLTIAAPDMGGTARARYFAKILGCDLVVCDKERKRANEVAGMTVIGDVTDADVIIIDDLVDTGNTLCKAAKMMKEKGARSVRAMCTHPVLSGNAYDNIENSVLDELVVCDTIPLNHEKTTTKIVQLSAAPLFAEAIRNINEHGSISSLFKIGNSIQSSLPLQP; encoded by the coding sequence ATGAATTCTGCCGTAAACAACCGCAACCCTGTAAAACTATTTTCCGGTACAGCTTCGCACTACTTTGCCCAAAAAATCTCTGACCACTATGGACAAGAATTGGGAGACGTTACATTACAACGTTTTAGCGATGGCGAAATGCAACCCAACTTTAACGAATCGGTAAGGGGCTGCGATGTGTTTTTAATCCAGTCTACCTTTGCTCCCAGCGACAACCTTATGGAGTTGCTGCTAATGGTAGATGCGGCCAAACGTGCATCGGCCCACTACATTATCGCTGTTATCCCTTACTTTGGTCTTGCCCGCCAAGACAGAAAAGATAAGCCACGTGTGGCTATCGGCTCTAAAATGGTGGCTGATTTATTAGAAGCTGTTGGGGTACGCCGTGTAATGACTATGGATTTGCACGCTCCACAGATTCAAGGTTTCTTTGATATACCGGTTGACCACTTGGATGCTTCGGTAATCTACATACCTTATATACAAAGCCTGAACTTACCTAAACTTACCATTGCTGCTCCTGATATGGGTGGTACGGCTCGTGCCCGATACTTTGCCAAAATATTGGGCTGCGACCTTGTGGTATGTGATAAAGAACGTAAACGTGCCAACGAAGTTGCCGGTATGACGGTGATTGGTGACGTTACTGATGCTGATGTTATTATTATTGACGACCTTGTAGATACAGGTAATACCTTGTGCAAGGCTGCCAAAATGATGAAAGAAAAAGGCGCACGCAGTGTACGTGCTATGTGTACGCACCCTGTGCTTTCAGGCAATGCATACGATAATATCGAAAACTCGGTATTGGATGAGTTGGTAGTATGCGATACTATACCTCTAAACCACGAGAAAACTACTACCAAAATTGTGCAACTGTCTGCCGCTCCATTGTTTGCTGAGGCTATCCGCAACATAAATGAGCATGGCTCAATCAGTTCTCTATTTAAAATTGGAAATTCAATCCAATCTTCATTACCTTTGCAACCCTGA